Part of the Henckelia pumila isolate YLH828 chromosome 2, ASM3356847v2, whole genome shotgun sequence genome is shown below.
GGAAAAGAGAGATCAGGAGCCTTCGTCTTCAGGGGTACCACTCTCTAGACACGGATAAAGCCACTCTACTCAAATTTAAGGACGGGCTGACATCCGACACAAGTTCAAAGCTGTCGAATTGGGACGAGGGAACATATGTTTGCAACTTTACAGGCGTGGCGTGTAGTTGGAAGGGTACGCTCCGTGTGATGGTCCTCAGAGTGACTAATTTTGGCCTTCTGGGAAAGCTTTCACCCATTCTTTCCAATCTAACACAACTACGCTATCTCTACCTTGATAACAACCAATTCTTCGGCCGCATTCCAAGCGAACTTTCCTACCTCAGCAAACTTCACGAGCTCAGCCTTAATGGAAACAATTTGCAAGGCCAAATACCCACATCCTTCTCTTTTCTCTCACAACTTAGACTCATCTCTTTGTACCAAAACAATTTGAATGGCACCATACCACCATCGTTTTTTGCAAACTGCACCAGCCTTAAAAATGTAGATTTTTCTCAGAATGGCCTCACCGGATACATCCCATTCGAAATTGGAAATTGTCCTAACATTTGGAACTTGAATCTATACAACAATTTACTCTTTGGAAAAATCCCTGCCTCTTTGGGAAACCTCACGGAAATGTACAGTTTAGATATTACCAACAATAGTATTTGTGGCGAACTCCCTTCCGAGCCACTTTCAAAGTTCCGGAACTTGATAAGTCTTCACTTATCAAGCAATAAAATGATTAGCCACGATAATAATACTAATATTGATCCCTTTTTTCATGCACTGGCAAATTCCAGCGTCTTAGAGGAGCTACAATTGACCAGCATGAAGCTTGGAGGGAGTTTATCAAGTTCCATTGCAGGGCTTAAGCACGTGAAAGATTTGCAACTCCAAGAAAACAAGATAACTGGCCAAATTCCTCCACAACTTGGGAACATGTCAAATCTGACGTTGCTGAATTTGTCATCCAACCTTTTATCTGGGATTTTTCCATCCGAAATCGGTAATTTGTCCAAGTTGCAACAGCTTTCTCTATCGTTCAACTTCTTCACCCGGATCCCCGCTGCATTAGGCCGGTTAACTAAGCTGGGCTTGTTGGACATGTCACACAACAATTTGTCCGATCAGATTCCAGAGGAACTGGGAAACTTGTCgatgataaattttttattccTCGACAACAATCTTCTTTCAGGAAATATACCTCGAAGCTTAGGCAAATGCACTTCTCTGTCCAAAGTTGACTTATCACATAACAGATTAACCGGAAGGGTCCCTTCGGAGATATCGCAATGGCATGAAATGAGAAGGTTTCTAAATATGTCACATAATAACCTTGAAGGGCCTTTGCCAATTGAACTAAGCACGCTATCAAGTGTTGAGGAGATAGATTTGTCATTCAACAACTTTAGCGGCAATCTCTTTTCTCAGATTTCAAGTTGCTATGAGCTGAATGTGTTAAAGTTATCGAATAATTCTATCCAAGGGAATCTTCCGGACACGTTGGGTAGTCTCAAGAACCTTGCAAGTTTTGATGTTTCGGGAAACAAGATGAACGGAACGATCCCAGATAGCTTGAACAACATCAAGACTTTGACCTTTCTTGATCTTGCGGATAACGATTTTTCTGGAATGATTCCCTCTGGTGATGTCTTAAAGTCCTTCACATATCTATCTTTCATAGGAAACCAGCATCTCTGTGGGTCGATTCCAGGCATTCCGAAATGCAAACATAAGCTACGGCTTCTGCACTTACGCCTCTTCCTGATAATCTTCTGCATAGTCATATTCATATCAGGATTCTTCTCCACAGTCTGTTGCTGGATCGGATGTCAGCGCCTACGAGTCATCATTTTATCAAGTCAAGAAAGAAAACAGAGAAAACAGGCGCCTGATCTGTCACTAAACTTTCCTAGAATGACATACAAAGAACTTTTGGAGGCCACTGGGGGATTCGATGATCAAAGACTCATCGGTTCTGGCAGCTTCGGTCACGTCTACAGAGGAACTCTGCCTGACGGAACACAAATAGCTGTCAAGGTTCTACATGTACAAACCAGAAATTCAACCAAGAGTTTTAACCGAGAATGCCAGGTCCTGAAGAGAATACGCCATCGGAATCTGATAAGAATCATCACGGCTTGTAGCCTGCCAGATTTCAAGGCACTTGTCCTGCCTTACATGGCGAATGGAAGCTTAGATAGTTGTCTATATCCTCAAACAACCAACAGTTTACGAACAGGATCCTCTGGTTTGAACCTGATCCAAAGGGTGAACATTTGCAGTGATATTGCTGAAGGGATGGCCTATCTGCACCACCATTCTCCAGTTAAAGTCATACACTGTGACCTAAAGCCGAGCAACGTTCTTCTCAACGATGACATGACAGCATTAGTCTCGGACTTTGGGATAGCAAGGTTGGTTATGAGTATCGAAGCAGAGAACGGTGGGGTTGTTGAGAACACAGGCAATTCCACAGCAAATATATTATGTGGATCGATCGGATACATTGCACCAGGTATAGCTCGTTTTTCCGGCCTTTTGATGTTCTATGTTTATTGGCTTCATGAGTATGTCCTATGTGTTATGATATTTCATTTTTGCATTAAAGAATACGGGTTTGGATCGAACACATCAGTAAAGGGTGATGTTTATAGCTTCGGAATCTTGGTTCTTGAGATGGTGACTCGAAAGAGACCTACTGATGACATGTTCAATGGAGGGCTGAGCCTGCACagatatgtgaagaatcactacCACAGAAATACCGAAAACGTTGTCGACCCTTCATTGCTAAGAGCACTC
Proteins encoded:
- the LOC140883739 gene encoding uncharacterized protein encodes the protein MFFKILIILVTLLRHPASMLGKREIRSLRLQGYHSLDTDKATLLKFKDGLTSDTSSKLSNWDEGTYVCNFTGVACSWKGTLRVMVLRVTNFGLLGKLSPILSNLTQLRYLYLDNNQFFGRIPSELSYLSKLHELSLNGNNLQGQIPTSFSFLSQLRLISLYQNNLNGTIPPSFFANCTSLKNVDFSQNGLTGYIPFEIGNCPNIWNLNLYNNLLFGKIPASLGNLTEMYSLDITNNSICGELPSEPLSKFRNLISLHLSSNKMISHDNNTNIDPFFHALANSSVLEELQLTSMKLGGSLSSSIAGLKHVKDLQLQENKITGQIPPQLGNMSNLTLLNLSSNLLSGIFPSEIGNLSKLQQLSLSFNFFTRIPAALGRLTKLGLLDMSHNNLSDQIPEELGNLSMINFLFLDNNLLSGNIPRSLGKCTSLSKVDLSHNRLTGRVPSEISQWHEMRRFLNMSHNNLEGPLPIELSTLSSVEEIDLSFNNFSGNLFSQISSCYELNVLKLSNNSIQGNLPDTLGSLKNLASFDVSGNKMNGTIPDSLNNIKTLTFLDLADNDFSGMIPSGDVLKSFTYLSFIGNQHLCGSIPGIPKCKHKLRLLHLRLFLIIFCIVIFISGFFSTVCCWIGCQRLRVIILSSQERKQRKQAPDLSLNFPRMTYKELLEATGGFDDQRLIGSGSFGHVYRGTLPDGTQIAVKVLHVQTRNSTKSFNRECQVLKRIRHRNLIRIITACSLPDFKALVLPYMANGSLDSCLYPQTTNSLRTGSSGLNLIQRVNICSDIAEGMAYLHHHSPVKVIHCDLKPSNVLLNDDMTALVSDFGIARLVMSIEAENGGVVENTGNSTANILCGSIGYIAPEYGFGSNTSVKGDVYSFGILVLEMVTRKRPTDDMFNGGLSLHRYVKNHYHRNTENVVDPSLLRALRDQSSEVKRMWEVAIGELIELGILCTQESPSTRPTMLDCADDLDRLKSYMNGDTTATFASSLGITSSTYSDYSIV